ATCGACGATCCCGAGGTAGACAGCTACGAGTAGGGTCACAAATATGACGACCAGGGTGGAATACCAAACCTGTTGCTTACCGGGCCAAGTTACCTTTTTGAGCTCTGCTCTGGCCTCTCGAATAAAACCGAAGACTTTCTGCATGACCCTGGCCTCCAATCGTCATTGATAGTAAAAAAATGGCAGGCCCGGAAGGACTCGAACCTTCAACCCCCGGATT
This sequence is a window from Dethiosulfovibrio faecalis. Protein-coding genes within it:
- the secE gene encoding preprotein translocase subunit SecE yields the protein MQKVFGFIREARAELKKVTWPGKQQVWYSTLVVIFVTLLVAVYLGIVDMALTGVFSRVIG